A window of Micromonospora eburnea genomic DNA:
GCCGCGCACCGGACTCGACCCGGGCCGATCGCGGCGGTCGGTCCGCCCGGCGCCGCCGGCCGGTCGGCCGTCGCCCCCACGACCGTCGCCGTCGGTGTGGCGGGTGCGCTCGCCGCCGCCGCGGGCACCGCCCTGCTCGGCCATCCGATGGGCGGGCCACTGCGTACCGCCCTGGTCGGCGGTGTCCACGTGCTGGCGGCCGGCGGCTGGGCCGGCGCGGTGGTGGCCGCCGTGCTCGCCCTCCTGCCGTCAGCCCGGCGGTCAGCCGACCGGGCCGCCCAGCTCAGTACGCTGCTGCGCGCCTTCGCGCCGCTCGCCACCGGCTGCCTCACCGTGCTGGTGCTGACCGGGGTGCTGCTCACCGGTCCTCAGGTGGCCACCGTCGACGCCCTGCTCGGCTCTCCGTACGGGCTGTTGCTGCTCACCAAGGTCGCTACGGTCGGGGCGGCGGGACTGGTGGGCCTGCGGACCGCCCGACGGCTGCGGCGCGCCGACCTGCCCCGGCGGGGCCTGCTCGTCGAGGCGGGGCTGCTCGTGGCCGTCCTCGGACTGGCCGGGGCGCTGGCCGCCGCCGGACCCGGCCGGGGCCCCAGCTTCCCGGTGGCCGACGCCGGGCGGGCCGTGCCCCAGGTCAGCGGGCGGGTCGCCGATCTTGTCGACACGGTGGCCGTACGACCCAACCGGGCGGGCCGCAACATCGTCACCGTCGCCGTCGAGGACACCCGCCGCCCGGCCCCGGGGCCGGTGACCGGAGTGTCGCTACTGCTCACCGGCCCGAACGGGGAGCGGGCGGTGCACCCGGTCAGCCGGACTGGCGATGGCTGGGTGGTGACGGTGGACGACATCCGTACCCCGGGCCGGTGGCAGGTCGGGGTGACCGTGCTCCGCGACGGCCTGCCCCCGGTGACCGACACCCACCCCTGGCTGGTGCCGGCCGGCGAGGCGACCGCCAACTCCGTACGCGTCTCGGCGGCCCCGCTGCGACCGGTGCTGGACCGGGCCGCGTCGCTGGGCGCGCTGGTCGCGCTGGCCGTGGCGGCGGTCGCCGGCCGGCAGTGGTGGCGCCGGCGGCGGTCCGGCGTCGGCCCGACCCCGGAGCTGCCCGGCCCGGGCGGCGCCGAGCCGGACGACCTGGTCGCGGTCCGGGCCGGCCCGGACGAGCCGCCCGTCGGGGCTGATCGAGTGGCCGCCACCGGCGGCATCCCGGCCGGACCCTGACCTGCGCCCGGCGTGAGTGACCAACCCGGGTGCCGGCCGACGTTTCCGGACAGCGGCTGGACCGGGCCGTCGGCGGGCGCCGCTACCGAGGGCGAGCGGCGGAGCTGTCCCGGACCACGAGCTCGGTGGCCAGCTCGACCCGGGGCGCCTCGATCTCCTCGCCCTGGCCGAGGCGCAGCACCGTGCGGGCGGCGAGCCGGCCCATCTCGACCAGGGGCTGCCGCACCGTGGTCAGCGGCGGCGACGCCCACCGGGCCTCCGGCAGGTCGTCGAAACCGACCACGCTCACGTCGTCGGCGACCCGCAGCCCGCGCTGGCGGACGGCCTCGTACACCCCGAAGGCCATCTGGTCGCTGGCCGCGAAGATCGCGGTGGGCGGGTCGTCGAGGTCGAGCAGGGCGGACCCGACCGCGAAGCCCGAGGCGTGGTAGAAGTCGCCGGCCTGCACCAGCCGCTCGTCCAGCGGCGCGCCGGCCGCCTCCAGCGCCGCGCGGTAGCCGTCCAGCCGGGCCCGGCTGCACAGCAGGTGCGGGGGCCCCGCCACGAAGCCGATCCGGCGGTGCCCGAGCCCGAGGAGGTGCTCGGTGGCGGCGAGGCCGCCGGCCCAGTTGGTCGCGCCGATGCTGGGCACATCCGTGGCCGGCACGCCGGCCGGGTCGACCACCACGACGGGCACGTTGAGGCGGCGCAGCTGGGCGTGCACCGGCGGGATCAGGTGGGAGGTCACGACGATGACCCCGTCGGAGGCGCGGGCCTGCAGGTTCTGCAACCACTGCCGGGTCGAGGTGGAGTGGCTGTGTATCGCCGAGACGACGGTGCCGACCCCGGCGGCGTGGCCGACGTCCTCCACGCCGCGGATGATCTCCACGGCCCACGGGCTGTCCAGGTCGTTGAAGACCAGGTCGAGCAGGTCGGCCCGGCGCACGCCACGGCTGCCGCGGCGGCGGTAGCCGTGGTGGCGCAGCAGCTCCTCGACCCGTTCCCGGGTGCCGGGAGCGACGTCCGAACGCCCGTTGAGCACCCGGGACACGGTGGGCACGGAGACGCCGGCTTCCTGCGCGATCGCGGTGATGGTCACCCTGCGCTCGTCGTCCGCGCCCACTCGTGTCTCCTTCACCGGCCGGAACACCACCCGAAACCCTGCCGCCGAAGCTGCGGAACTGCCTGCCCGGGCCCGCGCTCATCTTGCCGTACGCCAGGGGGTTGACGACAAGTCGGGGCCGTTCTAGCGTTCCTCCAAGTTCCGGAAACGTACCGGAAATCCACCAGGGACCCTTCACCGACGGCGGTACGGCGTCAACAGCCCGGGGCTGTCGCCGCGGTCGCGCTGTCCCTGGTGCCCGCCACACCCGCCGGTCGCACCCCGACTTCACCCTGACCCCGGCGCGCTGAGGAGTCCGATGCACACCGACATGCCCGAGGCGGAGCTTCGCGGCTACCGCAGCGACCTGCGGGAGCCGGAGGACTTCGACCGGTTCTGGGCCGACACGATAGCGGAGGCCCGGGCGTCCGGCGGATCCGTCGAGGTGACCCCGCTTACCACCCCGCTGACCACGGTCGACGTCTGCGACGTCACGTTCCCCGGGTTCGCCGGGCAGCCGGTCAAGGCGTGGTTGCGGGTCCCGCGCGGTGTCGAGGGGCCGCTTCCCACCGTGGTCCAGTACGTCGGCTACGGCGGCGGCCGGGGGCACCCGCTGGAGAACCTGCTCTGGGCCTCGGCGGGCTTCGTCCACCTTCAGATGGACACCCGTGGTCAGGGCTCCGGCTGGAGCCGGGGCGACACCCCCGACCCGGCCGCGGCCGGCCCGGAGGCCCCGGGCGTGGCGACCCGGGGCATCGAGGACCCGCGTCGCTACTACTACCGGCGGCTCTTCACCGACGCGGTCCGGGCCGTGGACACCGCGCGGAGCCTGCCGGTGGTGGACGCGTCCCGGGTGGCGGTCCTGGGGCACAGCCAGGGCGGTGGCACCGCGCTGGCGGTCGCCGCGCTGGTGCCGGACCTGTCGGCCGTCGTGTCGTACGTGCCGTTCCTCTGTGACATCCCGCGGGCGATCGTGGTCACCGACGCCCGCCCCTACCGGGAGATCCGGGACTATCTCGCCGTGCACCGCGATCGGGAGGAGCAGGTGCTCCGCACCCTCGGCTATGTCGACGGGGTCGCCTTCGCCCGGCGGGCCACCGTACCGGCCCGCTTCTCCGTCGCGTTGATGGACGAGATCGTGCCTCCTTCGACGGTCTTCGCCGCGGTCAACGCGTACGCGGGGGAGAAGGAGCTGGCGGTGTGGCGGTACAACGGCCATGAGGCGGGCGGCATCGACGACGACGCGATGGCCCTGACCTTCCTCCGGCAGGCGCTCGGCCACTGACCGGCGGTCGCCCCGTCGGCGGGCCGTCGCCGCGTTGCCGGTCCGACGGCCCGCCGATGCTGGTAGACACGGCAGGATGGGACCGGGCAGAGGAACGGCGGCCCGCGCGACGGCGGCGCTGGCCGTCGCGGCCGTGGCGCTCACCGCCGGGTGCGAGCGGCCCGCGCCGCGCCCCGCGCCGACCCCCCAGCCGTCACCCACCGCGTCGCCGTCGGCCACGCCGGCCGGTCCCCGCGCCCCCGCCGACTTCGTCGACCTCGGCGACGTCGACCCGGGGATCCGCGCCGATGTCCGGTACGCCACCGCGCACAACTTCGTCGGCCGTCCGATCGCCGGCTACCCGGAACCGCGCTGCCTGCTCACCCGCCGGGCGGCGGAGGCCCTGCACCGGGTGCAGACCGCGGCCCTCGCCGAGGGCCACAGCCTCAAGGTGTACGACTGCTACCGACCGCAGCGGGCGGTGAACGACTTCGTCGCCTGGGCCAAGCTCCCCGGGGAGCAGCAGATGAAGGGCGAGTTCTATCCCGACCTGCCCAAGGACCGGCTCTTCGCCGACGGGTACATCGGCGCACCCACGGCGCACAGCCGGGGCAGCACCCTCGACCTCACCCTGGTCCCGGTGCCCACCCCGGAGCAGCCCGCGTACGTGCCGGGACAGCCGCTGGTCGCCTGCACCGCGCCCGTCGGTCGCCGCTTCCCGGACAACTCGATCGACATGGGCACCGGATTCGACTGCTTCGACGCGCGCGCCCACACCGCCGACGCCCGGGTGACCGGGGCGGCCCGGGACAACCGAGGGCTGCTCCAGCGGCTGATGACCGCGCAGGGGTTCGAGAACTACTCCCTGGAATGGTGGCACTACCGCTACGTCGACGAGCCGTACCCGGACACGTACTTCGACTTCCCGGTGGCCCGGTCCTCCTTGCCGTGACCCGCCGGGCGGGACCGAGGTCCCGGCCGGCGGGCCCTCCGGCCCTGCCCGCCGCCCACCCGTGGGAGAAGCGTGGGGAGTGACAACGGCGTGAGGAGGAGCCATGAAGGCACTC
This region includes:
- a CDS encoding copper resistance CopC family protein, with amino-acid sequence MRRRLGRLVAALAVAGLAVLVGPAPARAHAYLAHSAPADGAVLDRAPETLTLAFTEHVELSAARVNLVDGDGRQWAVTGLALRGEDGEPAADADTEAPVTLVAGLPPLPANTYHVAWRTLSSDDLHTTSGTLVFGVGRQVTAVGTARPVGPGPRETAARALGLAGLAVLLGGAALALLATAGVRRPDPASAVLRRRLHTVAGYAGALALLAAPLQLAVQLSGAGGGWWRLLADQLTSGRWLLREVGTALVFVIVLRAAHRTRPGPIAAVGPPGAAGRSAVAPTTVAVGVAGALAAAAGTALLGHPMGGPLRTALVGGVHVLAAGGWAGAVVAAVLALLPSARRSADRAAQLSTLLRAFAPLATGCLTVLVLTGVLLTGPQVATVDALLGSPYGLLLLTKVATVGAAGLVGLRTARRLRRADLPRRGLLVEAGLLVAVLGLAGALAAAGPGRGPSFPVADAGRAVPQVSGRVADLVDTVAVRPNRAGRNIVTVAVEDTRRPAPGPVTGVSLLLTGPNGERAVHPVSRTGDGWVVTVDDIRTPGRWQVGVTVLRDGLPPVTDTHPWLVPAGEATANSVRVSAAPLRPVLDRAASLGALVALAVAAVAGRQWWRRRRSGVGPTPELPGPGGAEPDDLVAVRAGPDEPPVGADRVAATGGIPAGP
- a CDS encoding LacI family DNA-binding transcriptional regulator, with protein sequence MGADDERRVTITAIAQEAGVSVPTVSRVLNGRSDVAPGTRERVEELLRHHGYRRRGSRGVRRADLLDLVFNDLDSPWAVEIIRGVEDVGHAAGVGTVVSAIHSHSTSTRQWLQNLQARASDGVIVVTSHLIPPVHAQLRRLNVPVVVVDPAGVPATDVPSIGATNWAGGLAATEHLLGLGHRRIGFVAGPPHLLCSRARLDGYRAALEAAGAPLDERLVQAGDFYHASGFAVGSALLDLDDPPTAIFAASDQMAFGVYEAVRQRGLRVADDVSVVGFDDLPEARWASPPLTTVRQPLVEMGRLAARTVLRLGQGEEIEAPRVELATELVVRDSSAARPR
- a CDS encoding acetylxylan esterase, with protein sequence MHTDMPEAELRGYRSDLREPEDFDRFWADTIAEARASGGSVEVTPLTTPLTTVDVCDVTFPGFAGQPVKAWLRVPRGVEGPLPTVVQYVGYGGGRGHPLENLLWASAGFVHLQMDTRGQGSGWSRGDTPDPAAAGPEAPGVATRGIEDPRRYYYRRLFTDAVRAVDTARSLPVVDASRVAVLGHSQGGGTALAVAALVPDLSAVVSYVPFLCDIPRAIVVTDARPYREIRDYLAVHRDREEQVLRTLGYVDGVAFARRATVPARFSVALMDEIVPPSTVFAAVNAYAGEKELAVWRYNGHEAGGIDDDAMALTFLRQALGH
- a CDS encoding M15 family metallopeptidase, producing MGPGRGTAARATAALAVAAVALTAGCERPAPRPAPTPQPSPTASPSATPAGPRAPADFVDLGDVDPGIRADVRYATAHNFVGRPIAGYPEPRCLLTRRAAEALHRVQTAALAEGHSLKVYDCYRPQRAVNDFVAWAKLPGEQQMKGEFYPDLPKDRLFADGYIGAPTAHSRGSTLDLTLVPVPTPEQPAYVPGQPLVACTAPVGRRFPDNSIDMGTGFDCFDARAHTADARVTGAARDNRGLLQRLMTAQGFENYSLEWWHYRYVDEPYPDTYFDFPVARSSLP